One window of the Piliocolobus tephrosceles isolate RC106 chromosome 17, ASM277652v3, whole genome shotgun sequence genome contains the following:
- the LOC111552555 gene encoding calmodulin-like produces the protein MADQLTEEQIAEFKEAFSLFDKDGDGTITTKELGTVMRSLGQNPTEAELQDMINEVDADGNGTIDFPEFLTMMARKRKDTDSEEEIREAFRVFDKDGNGYISAAELRHVMTNLGEKLTAEEVDEMIREADIDGDGQVNYEEFVQMMTAK, from the coding sequence ATGGCTGACCAACTGACCGAAGAGCAGATTGCAGAATTCAAAGAAGCTTTTTCACTATTTGACAAAGATGGTGATGGAACTATAACAACAAAGGAATTGGGAACTGTAATGAGGTCTCTGGGGCAGAATCCCACAGAGGCAGAGTTACAGGACATGATTAATGAAGTAGATGCTGATGGTAATGGCACAATTGACTTCCCTGAATTTCTGACAATGAtggcaagaaaaaggaaagacacaGACAGTGAAGAAGAAATTAGAGAAGCATTCCGTGTGTTTGATAAGGATGGCAATGGCTATATTAGTGCTGCAGAACTTCGCCATGTGATGACAAACCTTGGAGAGAAGTTAACAGCTGAAGAAGTTGATGAAATGATCAGGGAAGCAGATATTGATGGTGATGGTCAAGTAAACTATGAAGAGTTTGTACAAATGATGACAGCAAAGTGA